TATTGGTCGTGGTTCGCCCAGTGGAGCTTGACCTCCTCGCCCTCGTAGGGGATGGCATAGACACCCTCCTTGTAGCGTCTGAGGCTTAGGAAGTCGCCCTGGTGGTAGTAGCGGCGGAAGAAGTTGTACAGGTGCGAATAGACCTCATTCTCAAGAGCGGCGATATCCGGCGCCTCGGCCAGTTTCTCCCGGAGCTCCTTGACCTTCGAGCTGGCATCAGGATCAACGCCAAGCGACTCAGCCTGCTTCACCGCCTCTTTCAGCTCATCCTCGATGTGAGCACGGTCGCCTGTCTGATATTCCTCGAAGGCCTGACGCACCTGGGGCAGGAGATCATCATCCAAGAAGCGCTCAATCTCATCCCGCTTCTGGTTCATGATGCGATAGATGCCAAAGTCCAGGTCCGCTTGGTCGAGCTGGAATATCTCGGCGAGCTTGGCCTTCAGATCATCGAAGCTACTCATTCAGCCTGGTCCTCGCGGGTGCTCTCCACGAGCTCGAATGAGCGCTTTAACTTGTTTTGCCAGCTGGGCTTGATCTTCCTATCGTACTGGAGGCGGCCAACGACGATGCCCGGTGCGATGCCCAATTGTCTGGCGAATGCGACAATATGTTCTTCATAGAAGCGACCTTTGCTAACAAATGACAGATACTTCGCCTCAGGTATCAGGGCATTTGCGGCGAAGTGGTTGGCCTCATCTTCCTTATCACTCGAGTCCATCTTTGTGTCATCGATAAAGAGGCTTTTCCTGTTCTTCCCATGGAGCAGGATGTGGGCTGCCTCGTGGAAGAAGGTGAACCAGAAATGATCATCTTTCTTGTAGCGGAGGCTCTGAATTATCAAGGCCTTATTGCGGTTGAGCCATCTTGTTGCTCCAGAGAGATGGGTGCCTGGGAGCTCCGCGACGAATACTAGGGCCACACCTGATTGTCGACATAGTTCCCTCATCCTGGGCTCAAAAACACTAGGGAGTTCTCGAGTCAATGCTCTAATCGCTCTCAGCGATTCCTCAAACGTGTCTCTGTCATAGGATTGGGTCGAGATGTTCTCAGCCATTAACTCCCCAATCCTGAGCCATGCCGCCACTGATTCCTTTGAGCTCTTGAAGGCGGGAGACTGTCGACAGGACACGGCCAAGATGTTGTAGCTGGCTTCCCAATTTTCGAAGCTCCCAACGCCAAGGAAACTCAAGAGACCTCTAGCTATATCGACCGTATCTCTCGACTTGGGCAAGAAGCCCCCTTTCTTCAGTTCTCTGACGGGGAATTGCTTCAACCACTGAACCGCCGCACTGAGTCGTTTGCGTTCTTCTTCCTTCGCGATATGAAGGCGATAATCCGCATCGAGGTTGTTCCAGATGTTTGCAGACATCCCAAGAACTCGCTCGAGTTGGATAGCCGTTTCAGGCGTAACCGGGGCATTTCCGCTGATGATCTGGCTAATGTGTTTGGCAGACAATCCGCAGAGCCTTGCCAGGTCAGATTGCTTCATGTTTCGAGCGGAGAGATGCTCCTTCAGTATCTTTCCAGGATGGACAGCATAATCTGGTTCATACTGATACAGTTGCAGGCTAGACATCAGTGATAATCCCTCACTTCAAGAATGATGATCTCCTTGATTTGCGCAAGATCAATCGAGCCATCCGGTTTCTCTGGCAATGCTGTTACGTTGGGTTCGAAGATCAAGCGATATGGCTGCTTCAAGTCCACCGCGTACTGTCCTTTCCTTTTTCCCGCCAATGGATGCAACCTCTCGGGTTTGATCTTCGGGACTGCCCCCAAGCATGGAGCCGCCTTTAGGACCTTCAGTCGATTCTCGATAATCTCTGCCATTTGTTTCCCGTATTCTCTACGAAGTCGCGGGTCTGAGTTAAAGACCTTTGCGAGCTTCTTCAACCTGAACTTTATGTCCATAGATTCAACAATTAAGATTACCTAATAGGTAAAGTATTTCAAGTCGTTTCGAGTCGGTGCTTCATTTTACAGACCAGCGGATGGTGAACAAGGATTCGATCGAGGTCCGCTGGGCCATTCTCTTCTCTAATGCTGAGATGAGTTTGTCGCGCTTGTCGATTATCTCATCCTCGGTGTCGAATATCTGTTGTCTCTGGCGTCGTTTTTTCTTCTCCAGTTGCCGTATCTTGTCCTGTAACTTGTGTTGCTCGTTAAGCGTTGGTGATTGTCTGGATTGTCGGTTCAGCAACTTGATCT
This sequence is a window from bacterium. Protein-coding genes within it:
- a CDS encoding HigA family addiction module antitoxin gives rise to the protein MSSLQLYQYEPDYAVHPGKILKEHLSARNMKQSDLARLCGLSAKHISQIISGNAPVTPETAIQLERVLGMSANIWNNLDADYRLHIAKEEERKRLSAAVQWLKQFPVRELKKGGFLPKSRDTVDIARGLLSFLGVGSFENWEASYNILAVSCRQSPAFKSSKESVAAWLRIGELMAENISTQSYDRDTFEESLRAIRALTRELPSVFEPRMRELCRQSGVALVFVAELPGTHLSGATRWLNRNKALIIQSLRYKKDDHFWFTFFHEAAHILLHGKNRKSLFIDDTKMDSSDKEDEANHFAANALIPEAKYLSFVSKGRFYEEHIVAFARQLGIAPGIVVGRLQYDRKIKPSWQNKLKRSFELVESTREDQAE
- a CDS encoding type II toxin-antitoxin system RelE/ParE family toxin; its protein translation is MDIKFRLKKLAKVFNSDPRLRREYGKQMAEIIENRLKVLKAAPCLGAVPKIKPERLHPLAGKRKGQYAVDLKQPYRLIFEPNVTALPEKPDGSIDLAQIKEIIILEVRDYH